A part of Bacteroidota bacterium genomic DNA contains:
- a CDS encoding Rieske (2Fe-2S) protein → MERRDFIKSACLTCAGSIGASWLLQACTPQKYITNVGIKENKLVIKKSEFTVIKKEKTIQQKFILIKPETMQFPIALYKLNDNEYKGLYLQCTHQGCELSPHETMMVCPCHGAEFNPKGEVTTGPAETNLKSFITSTDHENIYIQL, encoded by the coding sequence ATGGAAAGAAGAGACTTTATTAAATCGGCTTGTTTAACCTGTGCAGGTAGCATTGGAGCATCATGGTTGCTTCAGGCATGTACCCCACAAAAATACATTACCAACGTAGGCATTAAGGAGAATAAACTTGTAATTAAAAAGTCAGAGTTTACGGTTATAAAAAAGGAAAAAACTATTCAGCAAAAATTTATTTTAATTAAACCGGAGACAATGCAGTTTCCTATTGCTCTTTACAAATTAAACGATAATGAATACAAAGGACTTTATTTACAATGTACGCATCAAGGCTGTGAACTTTCTCCGCATGAAACCATGATGGTGTGTCCTTGTCATGGCGCAGAGTTTAATCCAAAAGGAGAAGTAACAACTGGGCCTGCTGAAACTAACTTAAAATCATTTATTACCTCAACAGATCATGAAAACATTTATATCCAACTTTAA
- a CDS encoding metal-dependent transcriptional regulator, producing MRPETIENYLKTIYNLSSNNTAVVSNQKIADKLSLNPATVTEGLRKLHELKYVIYEKSYGSRLTTSGSKLALDIVRRHRIWETYLAKELGFGWDEVHAIAEELEHVNNAKLINKLASILGNPTYDPHGDPIPDAKGKIQKSNFIKLSETKVKGNYKVMGVTDHSPTFLKYLEKHQLIIGATINIKTIEDFDNSIVLVCQKKEVNISPKAAECIIVQSI from the coding sequence ATGAGACCAGAAACTATAGAGAATTACCTAAAGACCATATATAACCTGTCTTCCAATAATACCGCTGTTGTTAGCAACCAAAAAATTGCAGATAAACTTAGTTTAAACCCTGCAACCGTAACCGAAGGTTTAAGAAAATTACATGAATTAAAGTATGTAATTTATGAAAAATCATACGGTTCACGATTAACAACATCAGGTTCTAAATTGGCATTGGATATTGTTAGAAGGCATCGGATTTGGGAAACGTACCTCGCAAAAGAATTGGGTTTCGGTTGGGATGAGGTACATGCAATTGCTGAAGAGTTAGAACATGTAAACAATGCAAAACTCATAAACAAACTGGCTTCCATTCTTGGCAATCCAACTTACGATCCACATGGCGATCCTATTCCTGATGCGAAAGGAAAGATTCAAAAAAGTAATTTCATTAAACTATCCGAAACCAAAGTAAAAGGAAACTATAAGGTAATGGGTGTTACAGACCATTCACCAACATTTCTTAAATATTTAGAGAAACATCAATTGATTATTGGTGCAACTATTAATATAAAAACGATTGAGGATTTTGATAACTCAATCGTTCTTGTTTGTCAAAAAAAGGAAGTGAACATTAGCCCCAAGGCTGCTGAATGTATTATCGTTCAGTCCATTTAG
- the cadA gene encoding cadmium-translocating P-type ATPase — MINTDPNHKHTYDEQGKMTCCTLEDKIYAKAEEHSHEGHNHDHEEESAWKEYLPAIISFVVLMSGIILDNFIKPDFFKNYVRLVWYIVAYIPVGIPVLKDAVNSIAKGSFFSEFFLMSIATIGAFFIGEYSEGVAVMLFYAVGELFQSAAVKRAKRSIKALLDVRPDTVTVIRNGSTITVSPSEVKIGEVIQVKPGEKVALDGELISETSAFNTAALTGESKPDTKRKSEHVLAGMINLNTVSEIKVTALFQDSKLSRILELVQEATARKAPTQLFISKFAKIYTPIVVFLAIGICLLPALFVKDYVFNDWLYRALVFLVISCPCALVISIPLGYFGGIGLASRNGILFKGSNYLDVMTKIDTVVMDKTGTLTKGVFKVQKIVAVGIEESELLTLAAGIESKSTHPIAIAITQHVQNNKAVVETVEEIAGHGLKGVVNSKQILAGNAKLLRKFNIAYDTEIESIVESIVVIAVNNKYAGYITVADEIKEDAPQAIVDMHKLNLKVVMLSGDKQSVVDKVAKELHIVNAFGNLLPEDKVNKVQALKNENRTIAFVGDGVNDAPVIALADAGIAMGGLGSDATIETADVVIQNDMPSKIVTAIKIGNVTRKIVWQNITMAMVVKIIVLALGAGGVATLWEAVFADVGVALVAILNAVRIQNIKFH, encoded by the coding sequence ATGATTAATACAGATCCAAACCATAAACACACCTACGATGAGCAGGGCAAAATGACCTGTTGTACGTTAGAGGATAAAATCTATGCGAAAGCAGAAGAACATTCGCATGAAGGGCATAATCACGACCACGAGGAAGAATCTGCTTGGAAAGAATACTTACCTGCAATTATCAGTTTTGTTGTTTTAATGTCAGGAATTATTCTTGATAATTTTATAAAGCCGGATTTTTTTAAAAATTATGTTCGCCTTGTTTGGTATATCGTAGCGTATATTCCTGTAGGAATTCCTGTATTAAAAGATGCAGTAAACTCTATCGCAAAAGGTTCGTTTTTTTCCGAATTCTTTTTAATGAGCATTGCAACCATTGGAGCATTCTTTATTGGAGAATACTCAGAAGGCGTTGCTGTTATGTTATTTTATGCGGTTGGTGAGTTATTTCAATCAGCAGCAGTTAAACGTGCAAAACGAAGTATTAAAGCTTTGTTAGATGTTCGACCTGATACGGTAACTGTAATAAGAAATGGGTCAACAATTACAGTATCGCCAAGTGAAGTAAAAATTGGAGAAGTAATACAAGTGAAACCGGGAGAAAAGGTAGCATTAGATGGAGAACTTATCTCTGAGACATCTGCATTTAATACAGCTGCACTAACAGGAGAAAGTAAGCCTGATACAAAACGGAAAAGTGAACATGTATTGGCTGGAATGATTAACCTAAATACTGTTTCCGAAATAAAAGTAACAGCACTTTTTCAAGACAGTAAACTCTCAAGAATTTTAGAATTGGTGCAAGAAGCAACTGCACGAAAAGCACCTACACAATTATTCATTTCCAAATTTGCAAAGATCTATACACCAATTGTTGTCTTCTTGGCAATAGGTATTTGCTTGCTCCCTGCACTCTTTGTAAAGGATTATGTATTTAACGATTGGCTTTATAGAGCATTAGTATTCCTTGTTATCTCCTGTCCTTGTGCTTTGGTAATTTCTATTCCTTTAGGATACTTTGGAGGAATTGGTTTAGCATCTCGAAATGGAATTTTATTTAAGGGATCAAACTACTTAGATGTGATGACAAAGATTGATACAGTAGTTATGGACAAAACAGGAACACTAACCAAAGGTGTTTTTAAAGTTCAAAAAATAGTTGCAGTTGGGATTGAAGAAAGTGAGCTATTGACTTTGGCAGCAGGTATTGAAAGTAAATCAACACATCCCATTGCTATAGCTATAACACAACACGTTCAAAACAACAAGGCTGTGGTTGAAACAGTTGAAGAGATTGCAGGACATGGATTAAAAGGAGTTGTTAATAGCAAACAAATATTGGCAGGAAATGCGAAATTGCTCCGAAAATTTAATATAGCTTACGATACCGAAATAGAAAGTATTGTTGAGAGTATAGTTGTTATTGCGGTAAACAATAAGTATGCAGGTTATATTACAGTTGCTGATGAAATAAAAGAAGATGCTCCACAAGCCATTGTTGATATGCATAAACTAAACTTAAAAGTAGTAATGCTTTCAGGTGATAAGCAAAGCGTAGTAGATAAAGTTGCTAAAGAATTGCATATTGTAAATGCATTTGGTAATTTATTACCGGAAGATAAAGTTAACAAAGTACAAGCCTTAAAAAACGAAAACCGAACGATTGCTTTTGTAGGTGATGGCGTAAACGATGCGCCTGTAATTGCATTGGCGGATGCAGGTATTGCAATGGGAGGATTAGGTAGCGATGCAACCATTGAAACTGCTGACGTTGTGATTCAAAATGACATGCCTTCGAAAATTGTAACTGCAATAAAAATCGGAAACGTAACAAGAAAAATTGTTTGGCAAAATATTACAATGGCAATGGTGGTTAAAATTATTGTACTCGCATTAGGTGCAGGCGGAGTAGCCACCCTTTGGGAAGCGGTATTTGCCGATGTAGGAGTTGCATTGGTCGCAATTTTGAACGCAGTTAGAATACAAAATATTAAATTTCATTAA
- a CDS encoding DUF3703 domain-containing protein, with translation MKLHYKIPQGLKKHVDGELLKSKELFSKGDLQTAWRHLERAHILGQAYPFEHSKAHWHMLLFAFQIKNTKEIIGQIPRLLVGGIKSFVGEIPLGNSGGANVPPLKPMEIPSDLQEILSMYKS, from the coding sequence ATGAAATTGCATTATAAAATTCCTCAGGGCTTAAAAAAGCACGTAGATGGAGAATTATTAAAATCAAAAGAACTATTTTCAAAGGGAGATTTACAAACCGCATGGCGACATCTTGAACGAGCGCACATTCTTGGTCAGGCTTATCCCTTTGAACATTCAAAGGCGCATTGGCACATGTTGCTATTCGCATTCCAAATTAAAAACACTAAAGAAATCATCGGACAAATTCCCCGGTTACTTGTGGGCGGTATAAAGTCTTTTGTAGGCGAGATTCCATTGGGGAATTCGGGCGGAGCAAATGTACCACCTCTAAAACCAATGGAGATACCTTCTGATTTGCAAGAGATACTCTCGATGTACAAAAGCTAA
- a CDS encoding CusA/CzcA family heavy metal efflux RND transporter — MLDKVIHFSIKNKMIIGLLTFALIIWGSYSVTKLPIDAVPDITNNQVQVITVSPSLAAEDIERLVTFPVEQTMANIPGIEEVRSFSRFGLSVVTIVFKDDIDVYWARQQVNERLNEAKTIIPQGVGIPELAPVTTGLGEIYQYVIHTKKGYEKIYTPMELRTIQDWIVRRQLLGTEGVADVSSFGGYLKQYEIALNPDKLRSMNISINDVFTALQKNNQNTGGAYIDKKPNAYFIRSEGLIGTKEDIEKIVVKVNPNGIPVLIRNVASVDFGHATRYGAMTRNDEGEVVGAIVMMLKGANSSEVISNVKERIAQIEKNLPEGVVIEPFLDRTKLVNNAIGTVTKNLAEGALIVIFVLVLLLGNFRAGLIVASVIPLAMLFAIALMNLFGVSGNLMSLGAIDFGLIVDGAVIIVEATLHHLTGRTLLQKFGGRKLSQDEMNLEVYESASKIRSSAAFGEIIILIVYLPILALVGIEGKMFKPMAQTVSFAILGAFILSLTYVPMAAALFLNKNTVHKRNISDRIMDFFQKIYKPMIHVALKRKVAVLITAVVMFVFSIVVFINMGGEFIPTLDEGDFAVETRVLQGSSISQTIEASLRAAKILKANFPEVKEVIGKIGSGEIPTDPMPVEACDLMVILKDKSEWTSAETRDELAEKMAEALEDIPGVTFGFQQPIQMRFNELMTGAKQDVVVKVYGEDLNALTDYATKLGKIAATIDGAQDIYVEQVTGQSQIVVKFDRDKIAQFGLNIEDVNQVIKAGFAGESAGYVYEGEKRFDMVVRLEKETRQSLDDIKGLFVTAPNGNQVPVSQLAEIEFKISPNQIQRDDAKRRITVGFNVRGKDIESVVKEMQDRVNKEVKFSAGYYPTYGGTFKNLIEARQRLSIAVPVALLLIFMLLFFTFHSFKQSILIFTAIPLSAIGGVFALWLRDMPFSISAGVGFIALFGVAVLNGIVLIAEFNRLKEEGMTDIKEIILKGTSVRLRPVIMTALVASLGFLPMALSHGSGAEVQKPLATVVIGGLLTATLLTLLVLPVLYWFFEKIGKSKSTIQVNASIIILLMLVPSLSNAQTNNGITLQQAIDGALKNNAGIKAGNYEIDYSKALKKTSTDIGKTNVSLMYGQYNSINTDNNISVSQSIPFPTLFSSQSQLNKANIKGSELKLQLTQNELINQVKSIYYYLEYLQAERNLLLSQDSIFTSFSNASISRFKAGENTLLEKTTAETQLMEIKNLLAQNQSNVFIYQSQLQALMNSKVPVQIEQKTITKIELNLPSDSTAYSQNPYLLYMKQQIEISNKQKKVETAKVLPEFTLGYFNQSLIGYQNTNGTDTYYDASKRFTGFQVGVSIPLWIVPQTAKVKAAGLNQKVMESNFEQYQTNVQNQYAQYLQEYMQDKNTLEYYEKSALPNAELIIKQADKGFKYGEIGYVEYLQSIRTALTIKTNHLSSLNQYNQSIIKLEFLLGKK, encoded by the coding sequence ATGTTAGATAAAGTCATACACTTTTCTATAAAAAACAAAATGATAATAGGCCTGCTTACGTTTGCGCTTATCATTTGGGGAAGTTACTCAGTAACTAAACTCCCGATAGATGCTGTACCTGATATTACAAATAATCAAGTACAGGTTATTACCGTGTCGCCATCATTGGCAGCAGAAGATATTGAAAGATTGGTAACCTTTCCGGTGGAACAAACAATGGCAAACATTCCGGGCATTGAGGAAGTGCGTTCATTTTCACGCTTTGGCTTATCCGTTGTAACAATTGTATTTAAAGATGATATCGATGTATATTGGGCTCGTCAGCAGGTTAACGAACGCCTCAATGAAGCCAAAACTATTATTCCGCAAGGAGTTGGTATTCCTGAATTAGCCCCTGTTACCACAGGCTTGGGCGAAATTTACCAGTATGTTATTCATACCAAAAAGGGATATGAAAAAATATATACTCCAATGGAATTACGAACCATTCAGGATTGGATTGTTCGCAGACAATTGTTGGGAACAGAAGGCGTAGCAGATGTAAGTAGCTTTGGTGGTTATTTAAAGCAATACGAAATAGCTTTAAATCCTGATAAACTGCGAAGCATGAATATCAGCATCAATGATGTATTTACAGCTTTGCAAAAAAACAATCAAAATACCGGAGGTGCTTATATTGATAAAAAACCAAACGCTTATTTTATAAGAAGTGAAGGTTTAATAGGCACGAAAGAAGACATCGAAAAAATTGTTGTAAAAGTAAACCCGAACGGAATTCCGGTATTAATACGCAATGTAGCGAGCGTAGATTTTGGTCATGCCACACGTTATGGTGCAATGACACGCAATGATGAAGGCGAAGTGGTTGGTGCTATTGTTATGATGCTGAAAGGTGCAAATTCATCGGAAGTAATTTCCAATGTAAAAGAGCGCATAGCACAAATAGAAAAAAATCTTCCTGAAGGTGTTGTGATAGAACCTTTCCTCGATAGAACAAAATTAGTAAACAACGCCATTGGTACAGTAACTAAAAACCTTGCTGAAGGAGCGTTAATTGTTATTTTCGTTTTGGTATTGTTACTCGGAAATTTTAGAGCAGGATTAATTGTTGCTTCTGTAATTCCATTAGCTATGTTATTTGCCATAGCATTAATGAACTTATTTGGTGTGTCGGGCAATTTAATGAGTTTGGGTGCAATTGATTTCGGATTAATTGTGGATGGTGCTGTAATCATAGTAGAAGCCACACTACATCACCTAACTGGTAGAACGCTGTTACAAAAATTTGGTGGCAGAAAATTAAGTCAAGATGAAATGAATCTTGAAGTTTATGAGTCTGCCTCTAAAATAAGAAGTTCAGCAGCATTTGGTGAAATCATAATTTTAATTGTGTATTTACCAATTCTTGCATTGGTTGGTATTGAAGGTAAAATGTTTAAGCCGATGGCTCAAACGGTTTCCTTTGCCATTCTTGGTGCGTTTATTCTTTCTTTAACTTATGTACCAATGGCAGCTGCTTTGTTTTTAAATAAAAACACAGTTCATAAAAGAAACATCTCTGACCGCATTATGGATTTCTTTCAGAAAATTTATAAGCCGATGATACACGTAGCATTAAAGCGAAAAGTAGCTGTTTTAATTACAGCCGTGGTGATGTTTGTTTTTAGCATTGTAGTATTTATAAACATGGGCGGTGAGTTTATACCAACATTAGATGAAGGCGATTTCGCAGTAGAAACAAGGGTGTTACAGGGTAGTTCTATTTCACAAACTATTGAAGCTTCATTAAGAGCAGCAAAAATATTAAAGGCTAATTTTCCTGAAGTAAAAGAAGTAATTGGAAAAATTGGTTCGGGCGAGATACCAACTGATCCTATGCCTGTTGAAGCTTGTGACTTAATGGTAATCTTAAAAGATAAATCGGAATGGACAAGTGCCGAAACGAGGGATGAATTAGCCGAGAAAATGGCAGAAGCGTTGGAGGATATTCCGGGTGTTACTTTTGGATTTCAACAACCAATACAAATGCGATTTAATGAATTAATGACTGGCGCAAAGCAGGATGTTGTTGTAAAAGTATATGGCGAAGATTTAAATGCGCTGACTGATTATGCAACTAAACTTGGTAAAATTGCAGCTACTATTGATGGCGCACAAGACATCTATGTTGAACAGGTGACCGGACAATCGCAAATAGTAGTAAAATTCGATAGAGATAAAATTGCACAATTTGGTTTAAATATAGAAGATGTAAACCAAGTTATAAAAGCAGGATTTGCAGGAGAGTCTGCCGGATATGTTTATGAAGGAGAAAAACGATTTGATATGGTTGTTCGTTTGGAAAAAGAAACCCGTCAGAGTTTAGACGATATTAAAGGCTTGTTTGTTACCGCACCAAACGGAAATCAAGTTCCCGTTTCACAATTAGCAGAAATTGAATTTAAGATTAGTCCAAACCAAATACAACGTGATGATGCCAAACGTAGAATTACCGTTGGATTTAATGTAAGGGGAAAGGATATAGAAAGTGTTGTAAAAGAAATGCAAGACAGAGTAAACAAAGAAGTAAAGTTTAGCGCAGGCTATTATCCAACTTACGGTGGCACATTTAAAAATTTAATTGAGGCTCGTCAGCGTTTATCAATTGCGGTTCCGGTAGCATTACTTTTAATATTTATGTTACTGTTCTTCACCTTTCATTCCTTCAAACAAAGTATTCTCATTTTTACAGCCATTCCACTTTCTGCAATTGGAGGCGTATTTGCACTTTGGTTAAGAGATATGCCATTCAGTATTTCGGCAGGGGTTGGTTTTATTGCCTTGTTTGGAGTAGCTGTATTGAATGGAATAGTTTTGATAGCAGAGTTTAACAGATTAAAAGAAGAAGGTATGACAGATATAAAAGAAATAATCCTGAAAGGAACATCTGTGCGATTGCGTCCTGTAATTATGACTGCATTAGTTGCCTCGTTGGGCTTTTTACCAATGGCATTATCGCACGGATCGGGTGCCGAAGTTCAGAAACCATTAGCAACAGTTGTAATTGGAGGTTTGCTAACTGCAACATTACTCACCTTGTTAGTATTACCTGTGTTGTATTGGTTCTTTGAGAAAATTGGCAAATCAAAATCAACCATTCAAGTAAATGCTTCAATTATTATTCTGTTAATGTTAGTACCATCATTAAGCAACGCTCAAACGAATAACGGAATTACTTTGCAACAAGCAATTGATGGAGCATTAAAGAACAATGCAGGTATTAAAGCCGGGAATTACGAAATTGATTATAGTAAAGCCTTAAAGAAAACATCAACAGACATTGGTAAAACTAATGTGTCGTTAATGTATGGGCAATACAACTCCATTAATACAGATAATAATATTTCAGTTTCACAAAGCATTCCCTTTCCAACGTTGTTCAGTAGCCAAAGTCAATTGAACAAAGCCAATATTAAGGGAAGTGAATTAAAATTGCAGTTAACTCAAAACGAATTAATAAATCAAGTAAAATCGATCTATTATTATTTAGAGTATCTGCAAGCTGAAAGAAATTTGTTGTTGAGTCAGGATAGTATCTTCACTTCTTTCTCTAATGCATCAATCAGTCGTTTTAAAGCAGGTGAAAATACACTACTTGAAAAAACTACTGCTGAAACACAATTGATGGAAATAAAAAATTTGTTGGCGCAAAATCAATCGAATGTTTTTATTTATCAATCACAGTTGCAAGCATTAATGAATAGTAAAGTGCCTGTGCAGATAGAACAAAAGACTATTACGAAAATAGAACTAAACCTGCCGTCAGATAGCACAGCGTATTCACAAAATCCTTATTTGCTTTATATGAAACAGCAAATTGAAATAAGCAATAAGCAGAAGAAAGTGGAGACTGCAAAGGTGCTACCTGAATTTACTTTAGGCTATTTCAATCAATCTTTAATAGGTTATCAAAATACAAATGGAACAGATACCTATTACGATGCTTCAAAGCGTTTTACAGGATTTCAGGTTGGAGTTTCAATTCCGCTATGGATTGTTCCACAAACCGCTAAAGTAAAAGCTGCCGGATTAAATCAAAAAGTAATGGAAAGCAATTTTGAACAATATCAAACGAATGTTCAAAATCAATATGCTCAATACTTGCAAGAATATATGCAGGATAAGAATACCTTGGAGTATTATGAAAAAAGTGCGCTTCCGAATGCCGAATTGATAATCAAACAGGCAGACAAAGGGTTTAAATACGGAGAGATTGGTTATGTGGAATATTTACAAAGCATTAGAACGGCTTTAACAATTAAGACAAACCATCTATCAAGCTTAAATCAATACAATCAAAGCATAATAAAACTGGAATTCTTATTAGGTAAAAAATAA
- a CDS encoding efflux RND transporter periplasmic adaptor subunit, with the protein MKRTIIINKLLGFVFTVVLISSCGSKSEEATKEEHHEEEASIVELTPEQVKIISLKLGKIEMKDLSGAIKVNGMLDVPPQNLVSISAPMGGFVKSTELLQGVKVTKGQAIVVMQHPDYIQMQQDFLETKSQLEYLELEYNRQKELSKDNVNSQKTLQQAKSQYESMLAKNAGLKSKLMMLGINGEKLTSQTMQNSITISSPISGYVTHVNVNIGMYVNPTDVMFKIVDTEHLHAELTVFEKDIPKIKLGQKVRFTLANETEERTATVYLIGREISTDRTVRIHCHLDKEDLDLLPGMYLKAYVEAGTQRLSALPNEAIVNFEGKDYVFVAEKEANHFKMFEVTKGISELGYTEIVTKEGLNNESLIVINGAYDILAKIKNSEEEGGHGH; encoded by the coding sequence ATGAAAAGGACAATCATTATAAATAAACTACTTGGTTTTGTGTTTACTGTAGTTCTTATTAGCTCATGTGGAAGCAAATCAGAAGAAGCTACAAAAGAAGAACACCATGAAGAAGAAGCAAGTATTGTTGAATTAACACCTGAACAGGTTAAAATAATCAGTCTTAAATTAGGTAAGATAGAGATGAAAGACCTGAGCGGTGCAATAAAAGTGAATGGAATGTTGGATGTGCCACCACAAAATTTGGTTAGCATTTCCGCACCAATGGGAGGCTTTGTAAAAAGCACGGAGTTATTGCAGGGAGTAAAAGTAACCAAAGGGCAGGCGATTGTAGTAATGCAACATCCTGATTACATTCAAATGCAACAGGACTTTTTAGAAACCAAAAGTCAATTGGAATATTTGGAATTGGAGTATAACCGACAAAAGGAATTATCGAAAGATAATGTGAACTCTCAAAAAACATTACAACAAGCTAAATCACAATACGAAAGTATGCTTGCAAAAAATGCAGGATTAAAATCTAAATTAATGATGCTTGGAATAAATGGAGAGAAATTAACAAGCCAAACCATGCAAAACTCAATCACGATTTCTTCCCCAATAAGTGGTTATGTTACACACGTAAATGTAAACATTGGAATGTATGTTAATCCAACCGATGTGATGTTTAAAATTGTTGATACAGAACACCTCCACGCTGAATTAACTGTTTTTGAAAAAGATATCCCCAAGATTAAATTAGGACAAAAAGTGCGCTTTACTTTAGCAAATGAAACAGAAGAACGTACAGCAACAGTTTATTTGATTGGGAGGGAAATTAGCACGGATAGAACTGTACGAATTCATTGTCATTTAGATAAAGAGGACTTAGATTTGTTACCGGGAATGTACTTAAAGGCTTATGTTGAAGCAGGAACTCAGCGTTTATCTGCATTGCCAAATGAAGCCATTGTTAATTTTGAAGGTAAAGATTATGTTTTTGTTGCGGAAAAGGAAGCAAATCACTTTAAAATGTTTGAAGTAACAAAAGGAATAAGTGAATTAGGATACACCGAAATTGTAACAAAGGAAGGTTTGAATAATGAATCGTTGATTGTAATAAACGGAGCATACGACATACTCGCTAAAATAAAAAACAGCGAGGAAGAAGGCGGTCATGGGCATTAA
- a CDS encoding c-type cytochrome has product MKKTLFTVVVLLLVVIGCKKIMPPSPKDDELLDGPVEGLTTAETQQFLKGDVAFNDDIFTPQNGLGPIFVANSCGSCHAGDGKGHPFTTLTRFGQVDSTGNQWLSFGAPQLQNRAIPGYTPEALPSGVGFSKILPPANTGLGFLDAVSDADLIAISDPTDANADGISGIPNWVNVPSYCQLRANAISQGGKYIGRFGKKGAAYDLLQQTANAYNQDMGINTSFEPYDTYSKLEVDPEVTNNTVHDVVFYLKTLKVPIQRNQNDGDVQAGKQLFISVGCNKCHKEELKTGASPIAALSNKIFFPYTDLLLHNMGSGLDDNYTEGSAKTYEWKTPALWGLGLSKNSQGGNYFLMHDGRATSIEQAILLHGGEGQQSNTNYQNLSESDKQKLIKFLESL; this is encoded by the coding sequence ATGAAAAAAACACTTTTCACAGTAGTTGTTTTACTATTGGTAGTTATTGGATGCAAGAAAATAATGCCACCAAGTCCAAAGGATGATGAATTATTGGATGGGCCTGTGGAGGGTTTAACAACCGCAGAGACTCAGCAATTCCTAAAAGGAGATGTTGCTTTCAATGATGATATTTTTACACCTCAAAATGGACTCGGACCAATTTTCGTTGCCAATTCATGTGGCTCTTGCCATGCAGGAGATGGTAAAGGACATCCTTTCACAACCTTAACTCGATTCGGACAAGTAGATAGTACAGGAAATCAATGGCTTTCTTTTGGCGCACCGCAATTACAGAATAGAGCTATTCCCGGTTACACACCTGAAGCTTTACCAAGCGGTGTAGGTTTTTCTAAAATACTTCCACCTGCAAATACCGGATTGGGATTTTTAGATGCTGTTTCTGATGCAGATTTGATTGCCATATCTGATCCTACAGATGCTAATGCTGATGGAATTTCAGGTATTCCAAATTGGGTAAATGTTCCGTCTTATTGCCAATTAAGAGCAAATGCAATTTCCCAAGGAGGAAAATATATCGGAAGGTTTGGAAAAAAGGGAGCTGCTTACGACCTACTGCAACAAACAGCAAACGCCTATAATCAAGATATGGGCATAAACACTTCATTTGAACCGTATGATACTTATTCAAAATTAGAAGTTGATCCGGAAGTAACAAATAATACGGTGCATGATGTTGTATTCTATTTAAAAACCTTAAAAGTGCCAATCCAAAGAAATCAAAACGATGGCGATGTTCAAGCGGGAAAACAACTATTCATTTCGGTAGGATGTAATAAATGCCACAAAGAAGAATTGAAAACAGGAGCATCGCCAATCGCAGCTCTTTCAAATAAAATATTCTTTCCGTACACCGATTTACTTTTGCACAATATGGGTAGTGGTTTGGATGATAATTACACGGAGGGCTCTGCTAAAACTTATGAGTGGAAAACACCTGCCTTATGGGGTTTGGGCTTATCCAAAAATTCTCAAGGTGGAAATTATTTTTTAATGCATGACGGACGGGCAACATCAATAGAACAAGCAATTTTATTACATGGTGGTGAAGGGCAACAAAGCAACACCAACTATCAAAACTTATCTGAAAGCGATAAACAAAAATTAATCAAATTTTTAGAAAGCCTGTAA